Proteins found in one Coffea eugenioides isolate CCC68of chromosome 5, Ceug_1.0, whole genome shotgun sequence genomic segment:
- the LOC113771422 gene encoding protein ULTRAPETALA 1-like, producing MEDTDTANTMKMTLFSEEEVRDIYGLKWGCGGGGSDDDDYIEVSCGCTSHRYGDAAGRLRVFSSGFLEISCECFPGCKEDKLTPAAFEQHSGRETSRKWKNNIWVIVDGYKMPLYKTALLKYYNQASKSGNGSSRSRNVKVHRDEFVRCRECNKERRFRLRNREECRSYHDALADLNWKCSDMPHDEVNCDDDEERASRRIYRGCSQSSTCKGCTSCVCFGCEICRFSDCSCQTCSDFTRNAEA from the exons ATGGAGGATACTGATACTGCTAATACGATGAAGATGACGTTGTTTAGTGAAGAAGAGGTGAGGGACATTTACGGGTTGAAATGGGGCTGCGGCGGTGGTGGTAGCGATGACGATGACTACATAGAGGTGTCGTGTGGCTGCACCAGCCATCGATATGGGGATGCCGCAGGTCGACTTCGGGTTTTCTCTTCTGGTTTTCTTGAAATCAGCTGTGAATGCTTCCCTGGTTGTAAGGAAG ACAAGCTGACACCAGCTGCATTTGAGCAACATTCTGGAAGAGAAACATCTAGGAAATGGAAGAATAATATCTGGGTTATTGTTGATGGGTACAAAATGCCCTTGTACAAGACAGCAttgctcaaatattacaatcaaGCATCAAAAAGTGGTAATGGTTCAAGCAGATCACGCAATGTGAAAGTCCATCGTGACGAGTTTGTTAGATGCAGAGAATGCAATAAAGAGCGCAGGTTCCGTCTCCGCAACAGAGAGGAATGCCGCAGTTACCATGATGCTTTGGCAGATTTAAATTGGAAATGCTCTGACATGCCTCATGATGA GGTTAACTGTGACGATGACGAAGAAAGAGCAAGTCGCAGGATCTACAGGGGCTGTTCCCAATCTTCAACATGCAAGGGTTGCACCTCTTGTGTCTGTTTCGGTTGTGAAATCTGTAGGTTCTCAGACTGCAGCTGCCAGACTTGCTCTGATTTCACTAGGAATGCAGAAGCTTAA